The following is a genomic window from Neodiprion lecontei isolate iyNeoLeco1 chromosome 4, iyNeoLeco1.1, whole genome shotgun sequence.
TTGATGGTCTCTTAAAGGGTCAATGACACCCTGACATAGGGTCCGCATACCTAATTAGCTTGCGTAATTTGTGATTACACacaatgaaatagaaaatagacAGTACAGATTGAAAAATGTCTAATTCATGAGTAAACTTATCATGCAATGTGATGTATACGTGAAATAAATAGAAGTAAAGGAATAAGAAGATTGACGAGTTAAATATTGCTTATAAATTGATTGTATTAagtacgataaaaaataaacagtaGAAAAGATTGGctgatttaatttttgcaacatttGTTTATTACctcttttgaaaaatctttggCATAATGGTGAACCCAGTTAGTTTTACCACGGTTGCTATGAAAACCGGAAAAATggcataaatttgaaaaaaaatatataatctcACCTAGTGACGCTCCGACCATGAACGGCGGTTATTTTCTGCGACaaacattattccaatttcttGCTACAGGTGATAAATAACCAAATAAAAACACTGAAATGTGGAACGGCAAACGAGAACGGAGAGTAACACCAAAACGTCTTTCCTCACTGCATTGTCGGCTATGCGAGAGACCAAAACAAATATCGCCGAAAGTGCGTTGGTGCATTTTTCTTATCCGACTGTCTTTTCTTTCTCGAAAACTGAGTCAACATTAGGGTAGATACGTTACTGTCGTTACATTTGTAATCGTATTTacaattaatatacattcgctCGTGTATCTATCGtgcatttttataaaatcttATACTTAATATATCGGATTCAAGTCGAAATACGATGACGAACTCGACGGAAGTATAATGTATTGCGCACCTTCTTGACTCTGACAGTCCGTGATTGTTTGAGAAGCGACGTTCAAATTCTGAAAAACACAAAACTTGTTTATTCCGGTTTCATTCCTCAAATTTTCATGGTTCACTGCATATACCGGAAAATTTCATGTCATCAAACAACAAATACAGAATTCCGTGCACATTCTAATCGTATCGCGATTATCGTTATATTTTCGTGAAACAACTACACTTACGTATTTTTTGTGCGTAGCGAGGCAAAAAGTGCAGACCTGGGGTCGGCCTGTATGAGTTTCATTACTACCCCACGAATTGTTCAACGTTGATGATCGTAAATGATTTTCCTCTAAGCGTAAGCAGGGCTGATCAGCAGCACCGACAATTAGTACAGCTCCTAAGTGGCTGATGTAGCTGCTTGCCAGTCGCAACGTTTCGATTTTAGATAATTTTCTATCTGCAGGTTCAGTAGGTATCAATGTCCTAAGGGCGGTGAACGCTGTATTTACGCTGCACAGTGAAGATTGCGATTCTTGAGTTGTGAACCTGcatttgttttcatttgaaatacgTTTCTATACTAAGCGCAATAGactatttttttgtcatttgaaattttagataatttaaaaaacaataaagtCGATAGCTGCAGGTTTTCTCGAAATTCTATAAATCGACAGAGCAGAGATCTTTTACGTTTATCAAATATTCTAccaacgataaaaaattttataaatacgcGTGCATGTGATAACCTCATatttaatgttttttaaattttattatttaaatttttttattaattttaataatttttattatttaaatttattatttaaattatttaaattttaacattcGATTCTTTAGTTCCGATTATGTCGAATCATTGATTAAGAGCAATCGAAATCgtgatatttattcattttactcctccCGCCCTTAGTTCTTTCACAGCATTATTCACATGTAGATACTGCACATAGGTGAGCTGTACACGTCCGTTATTGTatcataaatataaataaaacgtaGGTATATGCCGCACGTTCAGTTCC
Proteins encoded in this region:
- the LOC107221383 gene encoding uncharacterized protein LOC107221383; this translates as MAARKRDEPGKQRYQANARELFFSFFIPILRNNLFNGTEVFLLPLDSMEIICVVNTAFTALRTLIPTEPADRKLSKIETLRLASSYISHLGAVLIVGAADQPCLRLEENHLRSSTLNNSWGSNETHTGRPQVCTFCLATHKKYNLNVASQTITDCQSQEGAQYIILPSSSSSYFDLNPIY